The following are from one region of the Arachis duranensis cultivar V14167 chromosome 10, aradu.V14167.gnm2.J7QH, whole genome shotgun sequence genome:
- the LOC107470181 gene encoding UNC93-like protein 1: protein MGSDSNGNQESGTQIPPSSSLFRYNSPLVQVILIGLVCFCCPGMFNALSGMGGGGQVNSTASNNSLTALYTTFAIFGILGGGIYNLLGPHLTLFAGCSTYVLYAGSFLYYNHYQHQAFAIISGAILGVGAGLLWAAEGAIMTSYPPVNRKGTYISIFWSIFNMGGVIGGLIPFILNYHRRDDAVSVNDGTYIGFMAFMSVGTVLSLAILPARKVVRDDGTRCTNMLYSNVGTEAIEIAKLFYNWKMLLMVPASWCSNFFYTYQFNHVNKTMFTLRTRGLNNVFYWGAQMLGSVGIGYVMDFSFKSRRKRGLVGILVVSVLGTGIWAGALANQIKTPPKILDFKDSGHSFAGPFVLYFSFGLLDSMFQSMVYWVIGALANDSEILSRYTGFYKGIQSAGAAVAWQIDNHNVSSKAQLTVNWILTTISYPMLLVLVLMAVKEDKGEVVVEEPVKQVAPSSADNNNNGSDAK, encoded by the exons ATGGGTTCAGATTCCAATGGAAATCAAGAATCTGGGACCCAGATCCCTCCTTCATCATCACTGTTCAGGTACAATTCACCGTTGGTTCAGGTCATCCTTATTGGCCTAGTCTGCTTCTGCTGCCCCGGAATGTTCAACGCACTTTCCGGCATGGGTGGTGGCGGCCAAGTCAACTCAACCGCCTCTAACAACTCCCTTACCGCACTTTACACCACCTTCGCCATCTTCGGCATTCTCGGCGGCGGCATCTACAACCTCCTGGGACCACACCTCACACTCTTCGCAGGTTGCTCCACCTACGTCCTCTACGCCGGTTCCTTCCTCTACTACAACCACTACCAGCACCAAGCTTTCGCCATAATCTCCGGCGCCATTCTCGGCGTTGGAGCCGGGCTTCTATGGGCTGCAGAAGGCGCCATCATGACCTCTTACCCTCCGGTGAATCGAAAAGGAACCTACATCTCCATCTTCTGGAGCATCTTCAACATGGGTGGTGTTATAGGTGGCCTAATCCCTTTCATCTTGAACTACCATCGCAGAGATGACGCAGTTTCGGTTAACGACGGAACGTATATAGGTTTCATGGCGTTTATGTCAGTGGGAACAGTTCTTTCGCTGGCGATCTTGCCGGCCAGGAAGGTTGTTCGCGACGACGGAACTCGGTGCACTAACATGTTGTACTCAAACGTTGGAACGGAGGCTATAGAGATTGCTAAATTGTTTTATAACTGGAAGATGCTTCTCATGGTTCCTGCTTCTTGGTGTAGTAATTTCTTTTACACGTATCAGTTCAACCATGTGAACAAGACCATGTTCACTTTGAGGACAAGAGGGTTGAACAATGTGTTCTATTGGGGGGCGCAGATGTTGGGTTCTGTTGGGATTGGTTATGTTATGGATTTCAGTTTTAAGAGCAGAAGGAAGAGGGGTTTGGTGGGGATTCTTGTGGTTTCTGTTCTTGGTACTGGGATTTGGGCTGGTGCGCTTGCTAATCAGATCAAGACTCCACCTAAGATCTTGGATTTCAAGGACTCTGGTCATTCATTTGCAGGGCCCTTTGTCTTGTATTTTAGCTTTGGTTTGCTCGATTCCATGTTTCAGAGTATGGTCTATTGGGTTATTGGTGCCCTTGCTAATGATTCTGAGATTCTTAGCAG GTATACTGGGTTCTACAAAGGTATTCAAAGTGCAGGAGCAGCAGTTGCTTGGCAAATTGATAACCATAATGTGTCCTCTAAAGCTCAGTTGACTGTGAATTGGATACTAACAACAATAAGTTATCCAATGTTATTGGTTTTGGTGTTGATGGCTGTGAAAGAAGACAAGGGTGAAGTAGTAGTAGAAGAGCCTGTGAAACAAGTTGCTCCTTCATCGGCtgataataacaataatggctCCGATGCCAAATAA